In Castor canadensis unplaced genomic scaffold, mCasCan1.hap1v2 HAP1_SCAFFOLD_119, whole genome shotgun sequence, the following are encoded in one genomic region:
- the LOC109676996 gene encoding LOW QUALITY PROTEIN: retinoic acid receptor responder protein 1-like (The sequence of the model RefSeq protein was modified relative to this genomic sequence to represent the inferred CDS: inserted 1 base in 1 codon; substituted 1 base at 1 genomic stop codon): MQPRPGVQRLALLLAVQAARAEGAGIPQHAALHFFHVRAGSPSTLRVLAAVQEGRAWVDPKKGCKVDLVFSTERYNPEEGEDRLGKCSARVFFKKXKPAISVTCTRLIEKQKWQQEDYLLYKQMKQLKNPLGIGSIPESHGHIDPSLRPIWDLAFLGISXVMWGKTTQLLHYYLAQLSSVKQWKTSVGAIDFDYTVLLHEFSTQEIVPCCIHLVWYPGKPLKVKYHCQELQTPEEASGTEEGSAMAPAEFSNF; the protein is encoded by the exons ATGCAGCCCCGGCCCGGCGTCCAGCGGCTCGCGCTGCTGCTGGCCGTGCAGGCAGCGCGCGCGGAAGGGGCTGGGATCCCGCAGCACGCGGCACTGCACTTCTTCCACGTCCGTGCCGGCTCGCCCAGCACCCTGCGAGTGCTGGCCGCCGTGCAGGAGGGCCGCGCATGGGTGGATCCAAAAAAGGGCTGTAAAGTTGACCTGGTGTTTAGCACAGAGCGCTACAACCCAGAGGAAGGTGAGGATCGTTTGGGGAAATGCTCTGCTCGGGTGTTTTTCAAGA CCAAACCAGCCATCAGTGTAACCTGCACAAGGCTCATTGAGAAACAGAAATGGCAACAGGAGGATTACCTGCTTTACAAACAGATGAAGCAACTTAAGAACCCCTTGGGCATTGGCAGCATACCTGAGAGTCATGGACATATCGATCCCTCACTGAGACCCATCTGGGACTTGGCTTTTCTTGGCATCTCTTAGGTGATGTGGGGAAAGACCACCCAGTTGTTACACTACTACTTGGCCCAGCTCAGTAGTGTGAAGCAGTGGAAAACTAGTGTTGGTGCAATTGATTTTGATTATACTGTTCTGCTTCATGAATTCTCAACACAGGAAATTGTTCCCTGTTGTATTCACTTGGTGTGGTACCCTGGCAAACCACTGAAAGTGAAGTACCACTGTCAAGAACTGCAGACTCCAGAAGAAGCCTCTGGAACTGAGGAAGGATCTGCCATGGCACCAGCGGAGTTTagtaatttctaa